From Stigmatopora nigra isolate UIUO_SnigA chromosome 17, RoL_Snig_1.1, whole genome shotgun sequence, a single genomic window includes:
- the abl1 gene encoding tyrosine-protein kinase ABL1 isoform X2 yields the protein MKMLEICLKLVGCKSKKGLSSSSSCYLEEALQRPDFESQGLTEAARWNSKENLLAGPSENDPNLFVALYDFVASGDNTLSITKGEKLRVLGYNHNGEWCEAQTKNGQGWVPSNYITPVNSLEKHSWYHGPVSRNAAEYLLSSGINGSFLVRESESSPGQRSISLRYEGRVYHYRINTASDSKLYVSSESRFNTLAELVHHHSTVADGLITTLHYPAPKRNKPTIYGVSPNYDKWEMERTDITMKHKLGGGQYGEVYEGIWKKYNLTVAVKTLKEDTMEVEEFLKEAAVMKEIKHPNLVQLLGVCTREPPFYIITEFMTHGNLLDYLRDCNREEVNAVVLLYMATQISSAMEYLEKKNFIHRDLAARNCLVGENHLVKVADFGLSRLMTGDTYTAHAGAKFPIKWTAPESLAYNKFSIKSDVWAFGVLLWEIATYGMSPYPGIDLSQVYELLEKDYRMDRPEGCPEKVYELMRACWRWNPLERPSFAETHQAFETMFQESSISDEVEKELGKKGKKGILGSVQQAPELPTKTRTLRKNKDNRDRDSPDPLDPEMALPSPMVPRKERPILDSNLNEDDRLLPKDKDKDKTRGGFLSLIKKKKKNAPAPPKRSSSFREMDIHPDRRGGCTDPRDADCFNNGGSLSINDGAHTLDSSKFPATNNNGTNGAPAYPGSLFLRKKGAPAVPAPVGKAPNTPPAEEEFVTNSKRFFWSSSLPAGSDGKQWRSITLPRDLGQRHFDSGTFGGKPALPRKRTNEQKGDGKPQRGALTPPPRLPKKAEESPDDVPKDADPSPGSSPQALTPKVVKRLGLPENSKTNVLHAELLKPSIFPALGAAGDECRARRNRHTADPTREKGKFQKTKPAPPPPPPTNARTGKTTRGPTQDLPSPSAEIKAKGLPSTPEPQHGTTPGEGTKKPLPPSCNTKPQTLKTSASASGSLGGEPAAFIPLVNPRRSLRKTAPRQASERTPNSAVTLEMVLEGAERLRTAIGRNSEQTGSHGAVLEAGKNLSKFCVSYVDSIQQMRNKFAFREAINKLESSLRELQICPNASGGANAQQDFTKLLSSVKEISDIVQR from the exons AAGCTCTCCAGAGACCAGACTTTGAGAGTCAAGGTCTAACTGAAGCAGCTCGCTGGAACTCCAAAGAGAACCTCTTAGCAGGACCCAGTGAAAATGACCCCAATCTGTTTGTGGCACTGTATGACTTTGTGGCTAGTGGTGACAATACACTCAGCATTACTAAAG GCGAGAAGCTTCGTGTGCTGGGCTATAACCACAATGGCGAGTGGTGTGAGGCTCAGACCAAAAATGGCCAGGGTTGGGTGCCTTCCAACTACATCACCCCCGTCAACAGCCTGGAGAAACACAGCTGGTACCACGGGCCCGTATCGCGCAATGCTGCTGAGTACCTGCTTAGCTCGGGGATCAACGGGAGCTTCCTGGTGCGTGAAAGCGAGAGCAGTCCCGGTCAGAGGTCCATTTCCCTACGATACGAAGGCAGGGTCTACCACTACAGGATCAACACGGCGTCTGACAGCAAG CTGTACGTCTCATCAGAGAGCCGCTTCAACACACTGGCCGAACTGGTGCACCACCACAGCACAGTGGCCGACGGCCTCATCACCACATTGCACTACCCGGCTCCCAAGCGCAACAAGCCCACCATCTATGGTGTGTCCCCAAACTACGACAAGTGGGAGATGGAGCGCACCGACATCACCATGAAGCACAAACTAGGCGGCGGCCAGTATGGCGAGGTGTACGAGGGCATTTGGAAGAAGTACAACCTCACTGTGGCTGTCAAAACGCTTAAG GAGGACACAATGGAAGTAGAGGAATTCCTCAAAGAGGCGGCTGTTATGAAAGAGATTAAACATCCCAACCTGGTGCAACTCTTAG GCGTATGCACACGGGAGCCTCCGTTCTATATTATCACCGAGTTCATGACCCACGGCAACCTTTTGGACTACCTACGGGACTGCAACCGAGAGGAAGTCAATGCCGTGGTACTGCTCTACATGGCCACTCAAATCTCCTCGGCCATGGAatacttggagaaaaaaaactttatacaTAG GGATCTCGCTGCCCGTAACTGCCTGGTGGGTGAAAACCACCTGGTGAAGGTGGCAGACTTTGGCCTGAGCAGGCTCATGACGGGGGACACATACACAGCCCATGCAGGGGCCAAGTTCCCCATCAAGTGGACAGCTCCAGAGAGTCTGGCCTATAACAAGTTCTCCATCAAATCAGACGTCTGGG CATTTGGTGTGCTCCTGTGGGAGATCGCCACCTATGGGATGTCCCCCTACCCTGGTATTGACCTGTCTCAAGTTTACGAGTTGCTGGAGAAGGACTACCGTATGGACCGCCCTGAAGGCTGCCCAGAGAAGGTCTATGAACTCATGAGAGCTT GTTGGAGATGGAACCCGTTAGAACGTCCGTCTTTTGCAGAAACGCATCAAGCTTTTGAGACTATGTTCCAGGAGTCCAGCATCTCTGACG AGGTGGAAAAGGAGTTGGGGAAGAAAGGGAAGAAGGGGATTTTGGGCTCTGTTCAGCAGGCTCCGGAATTGCCCACCAAGACCAGAACTCTGCGTAAAAACAAGGACAATCGAGACAGAGATAGTCCAG ACCCATTGGACCCCGAGATGGCCCTCCCCTCCCCGATGGTCCCCAGGAAAGAGCGCCCCATCCTGGACAGTAACCTGAATGAGGATGACCGGTTGCTGCCCAAAGACAAGGACAAGGACAAAACGCGTGGTGGGTTCCTGAGCCtcatcaaaaagaaaaagaagaacgcTCCGGCACCTCCCAAGCGAAGCTCCTCTTTCCGCGAGATGGATATCCACCCTGATCGTCGGGGTGGGTGCACGGACCCTCGTGATGCTGATTGCTTTAACAACGGTGGCTCACTGTCCATTAACGACGGGGCGCACACGCTCGATTCCTCCAAGTTTCCGGCTACCAACAATAATGGGACAAATGGAGCTCCTGCCTACCCAGGATCTTTGTTCCTCCGGAAGAAGGGTGCCCCCGCCGTGCCTGCGCCTGTGGGCAAAGCGCCCAACACGCCTCCCGCAGAAGAAGAATTCGTGACGAACTCTAAACGCTTCTTTTGGTCCTCCAGCTTGCCTGCCGGGTCGGACGGGAAGCAGTGGCGGTCAATCACGCTGCCGAGGGACTTGGGCCAACGGCATTTTGACTCTGGTACGTTCGGGGGGAAACCGGCCCTCCCGCGCAAGAGGACAAATGAGCAGAAGGGGGATGGCAAGCCTCAAAGGGGCGCCCTGACTCCCCCGCCACGCCTGCCCAAAAAGGCGGAAGAATCGCCGGACGATGTGCCGAAAGACGCCGACCCGAGTCCCGGGTCTAGTCCTCAGGCTCTCACCCCTAAGGTAGTGAAAAGGCTCGGGCTCCCAGAGAACTCCAAGACCAACGTCCTGCACGCCGAGCTTCTCAAACCCAGCATCTTTCCGGCGTTGGGAGCCGCCGGAGACGAGTGCCGGGCGCGTCGCAACAGGCACACCGCCGACCCCACGCGAGAGAAAGGAAAGTTCCAGAAGACCAAACCAGcacctccgcctcctcctcccacCAATGCCAGAACGGGTAAGACTACCCGCGGTCCGACTCAAGATCTCCCGTCCCCTTCGGCTGAAATCAAAGCCAAGGGACTCCCGTCCACTCCGGAGCCCCAACACGGAACCACTCCCGGCGAGGGGACCAAGAAGCCGCTGCCCCCGAGCTGCAACACCAAACCTCAAACGCTCAAAACCTCGGCCTCGGCGAGCGGCTCCCTAGGGGGAGAGCCGGCCGCTTTCATCCCCCTCGTCAACCCTCGGCGCTCACTGCGCAAGACGGCCCCGCGCCAGGCCTCAGAGCGCACGCCCAACTCGGCCGTGACCCTGGAGATGGTCCTAGAGGGCGCCGAGCGGCTGCGCACTGCCATTGGCCGTAACTCTGAACAGACCGGCAGCCACGGCGCCGTCCTCGAAGCAGGCAAGAACCTGTCCAAGTTCTGCGTCAGTTACGTGGACTCCATCCAGCAGATGCGTAACAAGTTCGCCTTCCGAGAAGCTATCAACAAGCTGGAGAGCAGTCTTCGCGAGCTGCAGATCTGTCCCAACGCCTCCGGGGGCGCTAACGCCCAGCAGGACTTTACCAAGCTGCTGTCTTCCGTCAAGGAGATCAGCGACATTGTGCAGAGGTAG
- the abl1 gene encoding tyrosine-protein kinase ABL1 isoform X1: protein MGQQPGKFVGDQRRPSLPAFIKGVKRESTRHGIHPCNVFAVHEALQRPDFESQGLTEAARWNSKENLLAGPSENDPNLFVALYDFVASGDNTLSITKGEKLRVLGYNHNGEWCEAQTKNGQGWVPSNYITPVNSLEKHSWYHGPVSRNAAEYLLSSGINGSFLVRESESSPGQRSISLRYEGRVYHYRINTASDSKLYVSSESRFNTLAELVHHHSTVADGLITTLHYPAPKRNKPTIYGVSPNYDKWEMERTDITMKHKLGGGQYGEVYEGIWKKYNLTVAVKTLKEDTMEVEEFLKEAAVMKEIKHPNLVQLLGVCTREPPFYIITEFMTHGNLLDYLRDCNREEVNAVVLLYMATQISSAMEYLEKKNFIHRDLAARNCLVGENHLVKVADFGLSRLMTGDTYTAHAGAKFPIKWTAPESLAYNKFSIKSDVWAFGVLLWEIATYGMSPYPGIDLSQVYELLEKDYRMDRPEGCPEKVYELMRACWRWNPLERPSFAETHQAFETMFQESSISDEVEKELGKKGKKGILGSVQQAPELPTKTRTLRKNKDNRDRDSPDPLDPEMALPSPMVPRKERPILDSNLNEDDRLLPKDKDKDKTRGGFLSLIKKKKKNAPAPPKRSSSFREMDIHPDRRGGCTDPRDADCFNNGGSLSINDGAHTLDSSKFPATNNNGTNGAPAYPGSLFLRKKGAPAVPAPVGKAPNTPPAEEEFVTNSKRFFWSSSLPAGSDGKQWRSITLPRDLGQRHFDSGTFGGKPALPRKRTNEQKGDGKPQRGALTPPPRLPKKAEESPDDVPKDADPSPGSSPQALTPKVVKRLGLPENSKTNVLHAELLKPSIFPALGAAGDECRARRNRHTADPTREKGKFQKTKPAPPPPPPTNARTGKTTRGPTQDLPSPSAEIKAKGLPSTPEPQHGTTPGEGTKKPLPPSCNTKPQTLKTSASASGSLGGEPAAFIPLVNPRRSLRKTAPRQASERTPNSAVTLEMVLEGAERLRTAIGRNSEQTGSHGAVLEAGKNLSKFCVSYVDSIQQMRNKFAFREAINKLESSLRELQICPNASGGANAQQDFTKLLSSVKEISDIVQR from the exons AAGCTCTCCAGAGACCAGACTTTGAGAGTCAAGGTCTAACTGAAGCAGCTCGCTGGAACTCCAAAGAGAACCTCTTAGCAGGACCCAGTGAAAATGACCCCAATCTGTTTGTGGCACTGTATGACTTTGTGGCTAGTGGTGACAATACACTCAGCATTACTAAAG GCGAGAAGCTTCGTGTGCTGGGCTATAACCACAATGGCGAGTGGTGTGAGGCTCAGACCAAAAATGGCCAGGGTTGGGTGCCTTCCAACTACATCACCCCCGTCAACAGCCTGGAGAAACACAGCTGGTACCACGGGCCCGTATCGCGCAATGCTGCTGAGTACCTGCTTAGCTCGGGGATCAACGGGAGCTTCCTGGTGCGTGAAAGCGAGAGCAGTCCCGGTCAGAGGTCCATTTCCCTACGATACGAAGGCAGGGTCTACCACTACAGGATCAACACGGCGTCTGACAGCAAG CTGTACGTCTCATCAGAGAGCCGCTTCAACACACTGGCCGAACTGGTGCACCACCACAGCACAGTGGCCGACGGCCTCATCACCACATTGCACTACCCGGCTCCCAAGCGCAACAAGCCCACCATCTATGGTGTGTCCCCAAACTACGACAAGTGGGAGATGGAGCGCACCGACATCACCATGAAGCACAAACTAGGCGGCGGCCAGTATGGCGAGGTGTACGAGGGCATTTGGAAGAAGTACAACCTCACTGTGGCTGTCAAAACGCTTAAG GAGGACACAATGGAAGTAGAGGAATTCCTCAAAGAGGCGGCTGTTATGAAAGAGATTAAACATCCCAACCTGGTGCAACTCTTAG GCGTATGCACACGGGAGCCTCCGTTCTATATTATCACCGAGTTCATGACCCACGGCAACCTTTTGGACTACCTACGGGACTGCAACCGAGAGGAAGTCAATGCCGTGGTACTGCTCTACATGGCCACTCAAATCTCCTCGGCCATGGAatacttggagaaaaaaaactttatacaTAG GGATCTCGCTGCCCGTAACTGCCTGGTGGGTGAAAACCACCTGGTGAAGGTGGCAGACTTTGGCCTGAGCAGGCTCATGACGGGGGACACATACACAGCCCATGCAGGGGCCAAGTTCCCCATCAAGTGGACAGCTCCAGAGAGTCTGGCCTATAACAAGTTCTCCATCAAATCAGACGTCTGGG CATTTGGTGTGCTCCTGTGGGAGATCGCCACCTATGGGATGTCCCCCTACCCTGGTATTGACCTGTCTCAAGTTTACGAGTTGCTGGAGAAGGACTACCGTATGGACCGCCCTGAAGGCTGCCCAGAGAAGGTCTATGAACTCATGAGAGCTT GTTGGAGATGGAACCCGTTAGAACGTCCGTCTTTTGCAGAAACGCATCAAGCTTTTGAGACTATGTTCCAGGAGTCCAGCATCTCTGACG AGGTGGAAAAGGAGTTGGGGAAGAAAGGGAAGAAGGGGATTTTGGGCTCTGTTCAGCAGGCTCCGGAATTGCCCACCAAGACCAGAACTCTGCGTAAAAACAAGGACAATCGAGACAGAGATAGTCCAG ACCCATTGGACCCCGAGATGGCCCTCCCCTCCCCGATGGTCCCCAGGAAAGAGCGCCCCATCCTGGACAGTAACCTGAATGAGGATGACCGGTTGCTGCCCAAAGACAAGGACAAGGACAAAACGCGTGGTGGGTTCCTGAGCCtcatcaaaaagaaaaagaagaacgcTCCGGCACCTCCCAAGCGAAGCTCCTCTTTCCGCGAGATGGATATCCACCCTGATCGTCGGGGTGGGTGCACGGACCCTCGTGATGCTGATTGCTTTAACAACGGTGGCTCACTGTCCATTAACGACGGGGCGCACACGCTCGATTCCTCCAAGTTTCCGGCTACCAACAATAATGGGACAAATGGAGCTCCTGCCTACCCAGGATCTTTGTTCCTCCGGAAGAAGGGTGCCCCCGCCGTGCCTGCGCCTGTGGGCAAAGCGCCCAACACGCCTCCCGCAGAAGAAGAATTCGTGACGAACTCTAAACGCTTCTTTTGGTCCTCCAGCTTGCCTGCCGGGTCGGACGGGAAGCAGTGGCGGTCAATCACGCTGCCGAGGGACTTGGGCCAACGGCATTTTGACTCTGGTACGTTCGGGGGGAAACCGGCCCTCCCGCGCAAGAGGACAAATGAGCAGAAGGGGGATGGCAAGCCTCAAAGGGGCGCCCTGACTCCCCCGCCACGCCTGCCCAAAAAGGCGGAAGAATCGCCGGACGATGTGCCGAAAGACGCCGACCCGAGTCCCGGGTCTAGTCCTCAGGCTCTCACCCCTAAGGTAGTGAAAAGGCTCGGGCTCCCAGAGAACTCCAAGACCAACGTCCTGCACGCCGAGCTTCTCAAACCCAGCATCTTTCCGGCGTTGGGAGCCGCCGGAGACGAGTGCCGGGCGCGTCGCAACAGGCACACCGCCGACCCCACGCGAGAGAAAGGAAAGTTCCAGAAGACCAAACCAGcacctccgcctcctcctcccacCAATGCCAGAACGGGTAAGACTACCCGCGGTCCGACTCAAGATCTCCCGTCCCCTTCGGCTGAAATCAAAGCCAAGGGACTCCCGTCCACTCCGGAGCCCCAACACGGAACCACTCCCGGCGAGGGGACCAAGAAGCCGCTGCCCCCGAGCTGCAACACCAAACCTCAAACGCTCAAAACCTCGGCCTCGGCGAGCGGCTCCCTAGGGGGAGAGCCGGCCGCTTTCATCCCCCTCGTCAACCCTCGGCGCTCACTGCGCAAGACGGCCCCGCGCCAGGCCTCAGAGCGCACGCCCAACTCGGCCGTGACCCTGGAGATGGTCCTAGAGGGCGCCGAGCGGCTGCGCACTGCCATTGGCCGTAACTCTGAACAGACCGGCAGCCACGGCGCCGTCCTCGAAGCAGGCAAGAACCTGTCCAAGTTCTGCGTCAGTTACGTGGACTCCATCCAGCAGATGCGTAACAAGTTCGCCTTCCGAGAAGCTATCAACAAGCTGGAGAGCAGTCTTCGCGAGCTGCAGATCTGTCCCAACGCCTCCGGGGGCGCTAACGCCCAGCAGGACTTTACCAAGCTGCTGTCTTCCGTCAAGGAGATCAGCGACATTGTGCAGAGGTAG